The stretch of DNA GAGCCCCTTCTCCTGCGCGGCTTCGAGGTAGGATTCGACCACCGAGGGGATGTCGCCGGGGGCGAAGGCGTGCAAATCGATCGCGTCCTCGATGGGAACGACGACGGTGTCGTCGATGGCGTCGTCCTCGTCGTCGGGCTTCGGTGGGAGCATGTTAGCGTATCGATTTCCGGTACTGCGGTTGATAGAGCGCGCCGTACGCCTGAAGCGTGGCCATGCTCCGCGCCATCGTCAGTTCGTCGTCTCCTCGGGCAAGCTCAGGACGACGATCTCGCTCGCTCTCGTCGACTTCGTCGTACTTCGGTCAGGCACGAAACGGGTTCTCGACCCTCACGCCATCGTAATCCTGCCCATCGTTCAGGTCTTCCGAGAGCACCGTCTTGCAGCCCAGGCTCCGCGCGGCTTCGACGATGGCGGCGTCCCAATAAGAGATCCCGAAGCGCTCTCTGGCATCGAGTGATGCGCGAACCAGAGCGAGCGTCGTTTCCTGGACGCGAAAGCGGGCGAACGCCTCGACCAAGGAGCTCGCTTCGTCGTGGCTGAGTCGCCCGGACTTACGGGATCTCGTGGCCTGCACGTAGAACTCCTGAAGCACCTGGACGGAAAGCGCGAGGTCGTCGCCTTCGAGAAGAGCGACAGCGATCTCCTTCTTGGTCTTCTCCTCGCGTGCGGTGCTGGCAGAGTACAGGAGCACGTTGGTGTCAACGAAGCGCATCGCGGTCGTGCACCTCTTCGCGGCTCAGACGATCCCGAGCGCGAAACCTCTTGATGGTGCTCAACACTTCGGCCTGGAGCTTCTTGCGGCGCTCGAAATCCGATTCGGCCTCACCGAGCTTCATCAGAAACTCGCGAACCAGGGCACTAACGGACGTCTCGCGCTCGGCGGCCTTGATGCGGGCCAGCCGGTAGACTTCGTCGGGGATGGAAACGGTCACGTTTTTCACATTTTCACAATATCACAGTTTCACTTACCGGCATAACAGCCTCTTGCAGGCTCTCGCGAAAGGCGGGGTCGCATACATCATCGTTAGAGGCGTCGCGGGCACGATCCATGGCTCCGTCCGGCTGACGTCGACCTGGACATCGTGTACGAGCGCTCACCCGAGAACGCGTAGGTACGTGAGATTCGGCGTTCCGAGGGGCTACCCCGTCCTCGCCAACGCTTCCTTGGCTCGTTCGGGCAGGTCCACGATGACGAAGTACGTCTCCGGATAGAGGTAGTCCTCCCCGGATTCGTCGATGATCCGTAGGTAGCCATCCTTGGCGGCGCGCTTGTCCGAGAGCACAGCGTAGACCTTCCTCAACTCGAGGTCTTCGCAGTCGTCGGTCCTCACGCACAGCGCGAACTGCTTCGGTTTCTTCACCACCATCAAATCAGTCCAGAAATCGCTTGATCTTCATCTTCTTCTTGCCGAGGCCGTGTGCCTCGTACCAATGTAACTCGGCTTTTCTAAGGACACCGCTGGCGAGACGAATCGTCGCCACGCCTTTGAGCTTCCGCCATCGACCCGGCCCGAATTGCCGCCGAAGACGCATTATGTCTCGGATGCGTCCGCCGACGGCGATGATCTCAACCTCCGTGACACGGCCGACGATCACGAAGTTCACGCTCGATTATGCACTCTGCGCAAGGCCACGGGCAAAGGAGTCGGACGTGATGATTCTTCAATCGTGGTGCAGCGCGACCACCGGGTCGACGAGCGCCGCGCGTCGCGCAGGAGCATAACTTGCGAGAAGTGCGACAACAATCCACGCCAGCGCGCTCGCCGCGTAGGTGAGCGGATCGGTCGGCGCCACCCCGTACAGAAGCGACGCGATGAACCGCGACAGGAGCAGCGCGGCCGCTGTGCCGGTCGCGATGCCGAGGACAACGGACTTCATCGAGCGGTTGACTGAGAGCCGCACAACATCTTTGGCTCTCGCGCCAATCGCCATGCGGACACCGATCTCTCGCCGCCGCTCGACGATGCTTCGCGATACGACGGCGAAAATTCCAAGAGCCGTCATCAACCCGGCTACCACCGCAAGCACGGTGAACAGGAACGCGTTGAAACGCCATGGAGCTCGTTGGTCGTCCATCACGGCGCGCAACGTGACGAGCCCTCCTAGTGGGACGGAAGGTGCGATCGTCCGGATTTCTCGTCGAATCTGCGAGACGATCGATAGAGGATCGCCGTGGGTGCGCACAACGAGGTTTCTCAGTGGGATCGAAGATTGCGCGTAAGCGTAGTAGATATCGAAACGGATGTCGTCAATCTCGCGGTAATGGGCGTCTTCGACGACTCCGATCACGCGGCTCGGTTGGCGGACTAGCTCCTCGTTGAACCGGGACTCGGGCACGTAGAGGCCCTTCCCCAGAGCGCTCTCGCCGGGCCACAAGTACTCGGCCAGCCTCTTGCTGAGGATGAGGACGTGAGGACTCTCGTCGTCGTCGCTCTCGCGAAAGTCGCGCCCCTCGACGAACTCGATGCCCATCGTGTCGAAGAAACCAGGGGTGGTTATCTCCACATTGCAGATCGGGTTCACTTGCTCTGCCGCGAACTCCGGAAGGCGGTACGTGCGGCCCTCGTACTCGACCTCTTGCCAACGAAAC from Vicinamibacteria bacterium encodes:
- a CDS encoding PIN domain-containing protein codes for the protein MRFVDTNVLLYSASTAREEKTKKEIAVALLEGDDLALSVQVLQEFYVQATRSRKSGRLSHDEASSLVEAFARFRVQETTLALVRASLDARERFGISYWDAAIVEAARSLGCKTVLSEDLNDGQDYDGVRVENPFRA